One stretch of Burkholderia pyrrocinia DNA includes these proteins:
- a CDS encoding AraC family transcriptional regulator, translating to MERIASPAIALRRYDTCEASDVHDFHQVVLGVDGAMVMAVDGIGQRIDRHAAWLIPAGARHDYAGLGDNRQLVIDLPAASLAVPQRLFDRARAVSIDPALTSLVAQVAAAAAQLDAPAGDARQAAAHRFQWQAAARLCGALIDDAGIAAPASGLDFARIDRWLRARLAEPLRIADLAAHCGYGMRRFHQLFVDAFGETPHRYLQRLRLDAAVVLLADGRHPLVDIAGMVGFADQSTFTHAFTKRFGVAPGRWRGERH from the coding sequence ATGGAACGCATCGCCTCCCCCGCCATCGCGCTGCGCCGCTACGACACGTGCGAAGCGTCGGACGTGCACGACTTCCACCAGGTCGTGCTCGGCGTCGATGGCGCGATGGTGATGGCGGTGGACGGGATCGGCCAACGCATCGACCGGCACGCGGCGTGGCTGATTCCTGCCGGCGCGCGCCACGATTATGCGGGCCTCGGCGACAATCGCCAGCTCGTGATCGACCTGCCCGCGGCATCGCTCGCGGTGCCGCAGCGGTTGTTCGACCGCGCACGCGCCGTGTCGATCGATCCGGCCCTGACGTCGCTCGTCGCGCAGGTCGCGGCGGCCGCCGCGCAACTCGATGCGCCGGCCGGCGACGCACGGCAGGCAGCCGCGCACCGTTTCCAGTGGCAGGCCGCCGCGCGCCTGTGCGGCGCGCTCATCGACGATGCCGGCATCGCCGCGCCCGCGTCGGGCCTCGATTTCGCGCGCATCGACCGCTGGCTGCGCGCGCGGCTCGCCGAGCCGCTGCGCATCGCCGATCTCGCCGCGCATTGCGGCTACGGGATGCGCCGGTTTCATCAACTGTTCGTCGACGCGTTCGGCGAAACGCCGCATCGCTATTTGCAGCGGCTGCGGCTCGACGCGGCGGTCGTGCTGCTCGCCGACGGCCGGCATCCGCTCGTCGACATCGCGGGCATGGTCGGCTTCGCGGATCAAAGCACGTTCACGCATGCGTTCACGAAGCGCTTCGGCGTTGCGCCGGGACGCTGGCGCGGCGAGCGGCATTGA
- a CDS encoding FKBP-type peptidyl-prolyl cis-trans isomerase yields MSVITTESGLKYEDLTEGTGAEAQAGKTVSVHYTGWLTDGQKFDSSKDRNDPFAFVLGGGMVIKGWDEGVQGMKVGGVRRLTIPPQLGYGPRGAGGVIPPNATLVFEVELLDV; encoded by the coding sequence ATGTCTGTCATCACGACCGAATCGGGCCTCAAATACGAAGACCTGACCGAAGGCACCGGCGCGGAAGCGCAAGCCGGCAAGACCGTCAGCGTCCACTACACGGGCTGGCTGACCGACGGTCAGAAATTCGATTCGAGCAAGGACCGCAACGACCCGTTCGCGTTCGTGCTCGGCGGCGGCATGGTCATCAAGGGCTGGGACGAAGGCGTGCAGGGCATGAAGGTCGGCGGCGTGCGTCGCCTGACGATCCCGCCGCAACTCGGCTACGGCCCGCGCGGTGCAGGCGGCGTGATTCCGCCGAATGCGACGCTCGTGTTCGAAGTCGAACTGCTCGACGTCTGA
- a CDS encoding metal-dependent hydrolase produces MKSAASATAAGIMPVRRDLRFDLPVERAKDWHGLGSHVTHFFNALSLLFPAGERFFMDSVRNYRDRIDDPVLKQQVLGFIGQEAMHTREHVEYNELMQANRLPARKLDKRVWAVLGYMKRKLPHSVQLAHTVAAEHYTAMLAEWLLRDPTRLEGSVEGYRQMWIWHALEETEHKAVSFDVWNAVMKPGLRRYLIRIGVYLLTTLTFWPAVFLMHATLLWRDRGAGHHVRGMLRTIAFLYGPRRGLFPRIAGEWLSFFRPGFHPWDHDNHHHLARVDALVATYGEHGGTPAGRGRANALAPVASGR; encoded by the coding sequence ATGAAGTCAGCCGCTTCCGCTACCGCAGCCGGGATCATGCCGGTGCGCCGCGACCTGCGCTTCGATCTGCCGGTCGAACGCGCGAAGGACTGGCATGGCCTCGGGTCGCACGTGACCCATTTCTTCAACGCGCTGTCGCTGCTGTTTCCGGCCGGCGAGCGCTTTTTCATGGACTCGGTGCGCAATTACCGCGACCGGATCGACGATCCGGTACTGAAGCAGCAGGTGCTCGGCTTCATTGGCCAGGAAGCGATGCATACGCGCGAGCACGTCGAATACAACGAACTGATGCAGGCGAACCGCTTGCCCGCGCGCAAGCTCGACAAGCGCGTGTGGGCGGTGCTCGGCTACATGAAGCGCAAGCTGCCGCATTCGGTGCAGCTCGCGCATACGGTCGCGGCGGAGCACTACACGGCGATGCTCGCCGAATGGCTGCTGCGCGACCCGACGCGCCTCGAAGGCTCGGTCGAGGGCTACCGGCAGATGTGGATATGGCACGCGCTCGAGGAAACCGAGCACAAGGCCGTGTCGTTCGACGTGTGGAATGCCGTGATGAAGCCGGGTCTGCGGCGTTACCTGATCCGCATCGGCGTATATCTGCTGACGACGCTGACGTTCTGGCCGGCCGTGTTCCTGATGCACGCGACGCTGCTGTGGCGCGATCGCGGCGCCGGACATCACGTGCGCGGGATGCTGCGGACGATCGCGTTCCTGTACGGGCCGCGCCGCGGGCTGTTCCCGCGCATCGCGGGCGAGTGGCTGAGCTTTTTCCGGCCGGGCTTCCATCCGTGGGATCACGACAACCATCACCATCTCGCGCGGGTCGACGCGCTCGTCGCCACCTACGGCGAACACGGCGGCACGCCGGCCGGCCGCGGCCGCGCGAACGCGCTGGCGCCGGTCGCATCGGGCCGCTGA
- a CDS encoding MFS transporter, with protein MASSCHSSTVASNAANASNTAHPAGDGRLSAARVSLLAVCCAASVANVYYAQPLLDSIARDFGVSQAAVGGVITATQLGCALALLFVVPLGDLLNRKRLIAAQLLLLTAACIGVAAASTRVALLAGMVAVGLLGTAMTQGLIACSAALAGAGERGRVVGAAQGGVVIGLLAARSVAGVVTDVAGWRAVYLVSGALAIAMLAVLWRLLPDTNGPRERIGYAALLRSMVSLLRDERVLRVRGAIALLMFAAFSIFWSALVLPLSAPPHSMSHTQIGACGLVGALGAAAATRAGRLADRGRGEATTGAALALLACSWLPLAFGNTSIALLIVGIVLLDVGGQAVHVVNQSMILGTRPDAHARLVGCYMLFYSAGSGLGAIASTMTYARAGWTGVCALGAVVSVAALGVWAATLRRA; from the coding sequence ATGGCGTCTTCCTGTCATTCAAGCACCGTTGCGTCGAATGCTGCGAATGCATCGAACACGGCGCATCCGGCCGGCGACGGCCGCCTGTCCGCGGCCCGCGTCTCGCTGCTGGCCGTCTGCTGCGCGGCGAGCGTCGCGAACGTCTACTACGCGCAGCCGCTGCTCGATTCGATCGCGCGGGATTTCGGCGTGTCGCAAGCCGCGGTCGGCGGCGTCATCACCGCCACGCAGCTCGGCTGCGCGCTCGCGCTGCTGTTCGTCGTGCCGCTCGGCGATCTGCTGAACCGCAAGCGGCTGATCGCCGCGCAGCTTCTGCTGCTGACGGCGGCCTGCATCGGCGTGGCGGCAGCATCGACGCGCGTCGCGCTGCTGGCGGGGATGGTCGCGGTCGGACTGCTCGGCACCGCGATGACGCAAGGGCTGATCGCGTGCTCGGCCGCGCTCGCGGGCGCCGGCGAACGCGGGCGCGTGGTGGGCGCCGCGCAGGGCGGCGTCGTGATCGGGCTGCTGGCCGCACGCTCGGTGGCCGGCGTCGTCACCGATGTCGCCGGCTGGCGCGCGGTCTATCTCGTCTCGGGTGCGCTCGCGATCGCGATGCTCGCTGTGCTGTGGCGGCTGTTGCCCGACACGAACGGGCCGCGCGAACGCATCGGTTACGCGGCGCTGCTGCGATCGATGGTGTCGCTGCTTCGCGACGAACGCGTGCTGCGCGTGCGCGGCGCGATCGCGCTGCTGATGTTCGCGGCGTTCAGCATCTTCTGGAGCGCGCTGGTGCTGCCGCTGAGCGCACCGCCGCATTCGATGTCGCATACGCAGATCGGCGCGTGCGGCCTCGTCGGCGCACTGGGTGCGGCGGCCGCCACGCGCGCGGGCCGGCTTGCCGATCGCGGGCGCGGCGAAGCGACGACCGGCGCCGCGCTCGCGCTGCTCGCGTGCTCGTGGCTGCCGCTCGCGTTCGGCAATACGTCGATTGCGCTGCTGATCGTCGGCATCGTGCTGCTCGACGTCGGCGGGCAGGCCGTCCACGTCGTCAACCAGAGCATGATTCTCGGCACGCGGCCCGACGCGCATGCACGGCTCGTCGGCTGCTACATGCTGTTCTACTCGGCCGGCAGCGGGCTCGGCGCGATTGCGTCGACGATGACGTATGCGCGCGCCGGATGGACGGGCGTCTGCGCGCTCGGCGCGGTCGTCAGCGTGGCCGCGCTCGGTGTGTGGGCCGCGACGCTCAGACGCGCGTGA
- a CDS encoding glycosyltransferase family 4 protein, whose product MSQSSRPIKSLQIGMHWFPERAGGLDRMYYSLVGALPGAGVEVRGLVAGSPKVADDTGGAIQGFGPASQTLARRMLAARRALREEIRSERPDVISSHFALYTFPGLDVTRGIPQVSHFQGPWADESQVEGAATLGQRAKRYLEQAVYTRSSRLIVLSQAFGQILTNRYGIEPSRVRVIPGCVDTAQFDTPLTPAEARHKLQLPQDRPIALAVRRLVRRMGLEDLIDAIGLVKHRHPDVLLLIAGKGKIGEELQQRIDAAGLQDNVKLLGFVPDHHLAALYRAATVSVVPTVALEGFGLITVESLASGTPVLVTPVGGLPEAVAGLSNDLVLPSTGADAIAEGLGGALSGAIALPDEAACKRYARDHFDNAVIARRVAGVYEEAIRAAG is encoded by the coding sequence ATGTCCCAATCTTCCCGGCCGATCAAATCGTTGCAGATCGGCATGCACTGGTTCCCCGAACGTGCGGGCGGCCTCGACCGGATGTACTACTCGCTCGTCGGCGCGCTGCCGGGCGCGGGCGTGGAGGTGCGCGGGCTCGTCGCGGGCTCGCCGAAGGTCGCCGACGACACGGGCGGCGCGATCCAGGGCTTCGGTCCCGCGTCGCAGACGCTCGCGCGCCGGATGCTCGCCGCGCGGCGCGCGCTGCGCGAGGAGATCCGCAGCGAGCGGCCGGACGTGATTTCGTCGCACTTCGCGCTGTACACGTTCCCGGGCCTCGACGTGACGCGCGGGATTCCGCAGGTGTCGCATTTCCAGGGGCCGTGGGCCGACGAAAGCCAGGTCGAGGGTGCCGCGACGCTCGGGCAGCGCGCGAAGCGCTATCTCGAGCAGGCCGTCTATACGCGGTCGTCGCGGCTGATCGTGCTGTCGCAAGCGTTCGGCCAGATCCTGACGAATCGCTACGGGATCGAGCCGTCGCGTGTGCGCGTGATTCCCGGCTGCGTCGATACCGCGCAGTTCGACACGCCGCTCACACCCGCCGAGGCGCGGCACAAGCTGCAACTGCCGCAGGACCGGCCGATCGCGCTGGCCGTGCGCCGGCTCGTGCGGCGCATGGGGCTGGAGGACCTGATCGACGCGATCGGCCTCGTCAAGCACCGTCATCCGGACGTGCTGCTGCTGATCGCCGGCAAGGGCAAGATCGGCGAGGAACTGCAGCAGCGCATCGACGCGGCGGGTCTGCAGGACAACGTGAAGCTGCTCGGCTTCGTGCCCGACCATCATCTCGCGGCGCTGTACCGCGCGGCGACGGTCAGCGTCGTGCCGACGGTCGCGCTCGAAGGCTTCGGGCTGATCACCGTCGAATCGCTCGCGTCCGGCACGCCCGTGCTGGTCACGCCGGTCGGCGGGCTGCCGGAGGCGGTGGCCGGGCTGTCCAACGATCTCGTGCTGCCGTCGACCGGCGCGGACGCGATCGCGGAAGGGCTCGGCGGCGCGCTGTCGGGTGCGATCGCGCTGCCCGACGAGGCCGCGTGCAAGCGCTATGCACGCGATCATTTCGACAACGCGGTGATCGCGCGGCGCGTCGCCGGCGTGTACGAAGAGGCGATCCGGGCGGCAGGCTGA
- a CDS encoding glycosyltransferase family 4 protein, with amino-acid sequence MRIAIVTHVVRHNDGQGRVNYEIARAALAENYEVTLVASHVAPELLADPRVRWVPVKVGRFWPSNLVKQQVFALKSAWWLRAHRSEYDVLHVNGFISWIKADVNTAHFVHGGWFRSPYYPFGLTKGVWSAYQYVYTRVNTALERWAYRRSRAITAVSQKVADEIAALGIDSRKISVIYNGVDGSAFAGAQADRAAFKLPDDAFLLLFVGDLRTPRKNLGTVLKALTKLPANVHLAVAGYLPGSPYPEEARALGIDSRVHFLGLVKNMPTLMGSVDAYVFPSRYEAMSLSLLEAMAAGLPVVTARTAGGAEIITRECGIVLEDPDDPAALAQAIGSLAASRDTCRAMGDAARELMTRFGWAHMGAQYVALYRRIGQPTQPSAFERVEHAVTQEQS; translated from the coding sequence TTGAGAATCGCGATCGTCACGCATGTCGTGCGACATAACGACGGGCAGGGCCGCGTCAATTACGAAATCGCGCGCGCGGCGCTGGCCGAGAACTACGAAGTCACGCTGGTCGCGTCGCACGTCGCGCCCGAGCTGCTGGCCGACCCGCGCGTGCGCTGGGTGCCGGTGAAGGTCGGGCGCTTCTGGCCGTCCAATCTCGTCAAGCAGCAGGTGTTCGCGCTGAAGAGCGCGTGGTGGCTGCGCGCGCATCGCAGCGAGTACGACGTGCTGCACGTGAACGGCTTCATCTCGTGGATCAAGGCCGACGTGAATACCGCGCACTTCGTGCACGGCGGCTGGTTCAGGAGCCCGTACTATCCGTTCGGGCTCACGAAGGGAGTCTGGTCGGCTTACCAGTATGTCTATACGCGCGTAAACACCGCGCTCGAGCGCTGGGCATACCGGCGTTCGCGTGCGATCACCGCGGTGTCGCAGAAGGTGGCCGACGAGATCGCCGCGCTCGGCATCGACAGCCGCAAGATCAGCGTGATCTACAACGGCGTCGACGGCAGTGCGTTCGCGGGCGCGCAGGCCGACCGCGCGGCGTTCAAGCTGCCGGACGACGCGTTCCTGCTGCTGTTCGTCGGCGACCTGCGCACGCCGCGCAAGAATCTCGGCACCGTACTGAAGGCGCTGACGAAGCTGCCGGCGAACGTCCATCTGGCGGTGGCCGGCTATCTGCCCGGCAGCCCGTACCCGGAAGAAGCGCGCGCGCTCGGCATCGATTCGCGCGTGCATTTCCTCGGTCTCGTGAAAAACATGCCGACGCTGATGGGCTCGGTCGACGCGTATGTGTTTCCGTCGCGCTACGAAGCGATGAGCCTGTCGCTGCTCGAGGCGATGGCGGCCGGACTGCCGGTCGTCACCGCGCGCACCGCGGGCGGCGCGGAAATCATCACGCGCGAATGCGGGATCGTGCTGGAGGATCCGGACGATCCGGCCGCGCTCGCGCAGGCGATCGGTTCGCTCGCGGCGTCGCGCGACACCTGCCGCGCGATGGGCGACGCGGCCCGCGAACTGATGACCCGTTTCGGCTGGGCGCACATGGGTGCCCAGTACGTCGCGCTCTACCGGCGCATCGGCCAACCCACGCAGCCGTCCGCGTTCGAGCGGGTCGAGCATGCAGTCACGCAGGAGCAATCGTGA
- a CDS encoding winged helix-turn-helix transcriptional regulator encodes MARQKSLADSPCPVARATDIVGDRWALLIVRDAFDGVRRFGDFRASLGVASNILSDRLRMLVDAGVFDVVPASDGTAYQEYALTKKGEGLFPVIVMLRQWGEANLFVRGEPHSVLVDRNTGRAIRKLALRHDDGRPVKAAETVVRKVGDEAGATRR; translated from the coding sequence ATGGCCAGGCAGAAAAGTCTTGCGGATTCGCCGTGCCCGGTGGCGCGGGCGACCGATATCGTCGGCGATCGCTGGGCGTTGCTGATCGTGCGCGATGCGTTCGACGGCGTGCGCCGCTTCGGCGATTTCCGCGCGAGCCTCGGTGTCGCGAGCAACATCCTGTCCGACCGGCTCAGGATGCTGGTGGACGCCGGCGTGTTCGACGTCGTGCCGGCGTCGGACGGCACCGCGTATCAGGAATACGCGCTGACCAAAAAGGGCGAGGGGCTGTTTCCGGTCATCGTGATGCTGCGGCAGTGGGGCGAGGCGAACCTGTTCGTGCGCGGCGAGCCGCATTCGGTGCTGGTCGACCGCAATACGGGGCGCGCGATCCGCAAGCTCGCGCTGCGGCACGACGACGGCCGGCCCGTGAAGGCGGCCGAGACGGTCGTGAGGAAGGTCGGCGACGAAGCGGGCGCGACGCGGCGGTGA